The Pyrus communis chromosome 5, drPyrComm1.1, whole genome shotgun sequence region CAAGCCAAATTTGTTGCTACTTTAGATGTCACAGGATGCTTGCACATATTTAAGCTGGATAAAGAATCCTTTTCACTTTCCAATTTTACATGCAGAGAGAGATGCGAGTCACAAGTGACTAATAATTTGTCAAGTGGAGAGGGGGAATATTTAAGTGACATTGTGGATTTTACTTGGTGGTCTGACCACATCCTTACTTTTGCAAAAAGGTGTGGCGTTGTTACCATGCTTGACATCCTTGGTGGCTTGAAAGTTCAGGAAAATGAAACTGTATATTCTAAGCCGGTTATAGACAGAATAAATCTGTTTCAAGGAAACCTGTTTCTTTTGGAGACGGTGTCATCTGAAGAGAGATCTGACTCTAAGGAACGTAATGATTCACATAGTATGGAGCATATTGTAGTGGACAGCCTTGACCATATTGACATTTCTTCGTTGAACTGGAGCCTTGTATCATTTTCTGAAAGATCTATCATGGAGATGTATACTATTTTGATTAGAAATGAAAAGTATCAAGCTGCCTTGGAATTTGCTGATTGTCATGGGTTGGATAAAGATGAAGTTGTAAAGTCACAGTGGTTGCAGTCAAGCCAAGGACCAAAGGAAATAAGTACCTATTTATCAAAAATTAAGGACAAAACTTTTGTACTCTTCGAATGTGTTGACAAAGTTGGACCTACAGAAGATGCTGTGAGGGCCTTACTTGCATATGGGCTGAACCTAACTAACCAGTATGGGTTTTCTGAATCAGAAAAGGATGAATGTAGCCAAATTTGGGATTTTCGTATGGCTAGACTTCAGTTATTACAATTCAGAGACCGGTTGGAGACCTTTCTTGGGATAAACATGGGCAGGTATCATAATCTTCCAAAGCTATATTTTCATGCTAGGAAAATATTAACTTACAGTTGAATGACATAGTTTTACGCAGGTTTTCAGTGCAGGAATATAGCAAATTTCGAGCTATGCCTATAAGTGAAGCTGCTGTTACGCTTGCTGAAAGTGGGAAGATTGGGGCCTTAAATCTCATGTTCAAGCTTCATCCTTATTCACTGGCTTCTTGCGTTTTAGAGATTTTAGCTGCTATCCCTGAAACGGTTCCTGTACAAACATATGGGCAGCTTCTTCCAGGGAGGTCTCCTCCGACAAATGTAGCTGTGAGGGAAGAAGATTGGGTTGAATGTGAGAAAATGATAAGTTTTATTAACAGATCACCCAAGGACCATGAGATTGGTATCCAAATCCAGACCGAACCTCTACTGAAGCAGTGCCTAGGATCAGTTTGGCCATCAACTAATGAACTTTCAATGTGGTACAAGAAGAGAGCTAGAGATATTGATAGTTGTAGTGGACAGCTAGATAATTGCGTTTGCTTGCTTGATTTTGCTAATCGCAAAGGTGTATACGAGTTGCAGAGGTTCCATGAGGATGTCTCATACTTGCACCAACTTATTTATTCTGATGACAGTAGTCCGGAAATAAATTCCAGCTTGAGACTTGTCACGTGGGAACAGTTCTCTGACTATGAGAAGTTCAGATTGATGCTTAAAGGAGTTAAAGAAGAAAATATGATTGCAAGACTACATAATATGGCAATTCCATTTATGCAAGATAGATCACAGGATCAGGTGGCAGATAACCATCAGACAACAGAGCATAACAAGGCTGAATCATTTCTGGTTAGATGGCTGAAGGAAACTGCTTCTGAGAATAAATTGGATATCTGCTTGCAGGTAATAGAGGAAGGGTGCAGTGATTTTCAGAGTAACAGCCTATTCAAGGATGAGGTTGAAGTCATAGACTGCGCTCTGCAGTGCATTTATTTGTGCACATCTACTGATAGGTGGAGTACAATGGCAGCCATTTTATCAAAGCTTCCACAAATGCAAGGTGTTTGCTTCTTTAGAATTATGGTTTGTGTGATAATCAATCAgatatgattttgtttttgcttaAGAATGTTTACCGTTTATCTTTCTGACTGAACAGGTAGTGAAATATATATTGATGGACTTGACAGAAGATTGAAATTGGCAGAAGGCCACATTGAAGTAGGGAGGCTCCTGGCATTTTATCATGTCTGTATTCTTTCTTGAAAGGGAGTGTTTTTCTTGGTATTAGGGTATTGATGTtttgcatttaatcaattttcatgtgttttcaggtgCCAAAGCCCCTGAACTTTTTTCTAGAGTCTCATGAAGATGGAAAAGGTGTAAAGCAAATTCTTCGTCTTATCCTTTCAAAGTTTATACGTCGACAGCCTGGTCGATCAGATACTGATTGGGCAAGCATGTGGCGTGATATGCAATGCATTAAGGAAAAGGCATTTCCTTTTCTGGATCTGGAGTATATGTTGATGGAATTTTGCCGAGGACTGCTGAAAGCGGGGAAGTTTTCTCTTGCTAGGAATAATCTAAAGGGTACAAGTTCAGTTGCTTTAGCAACAGAGAAGGCTGAAAATCTTGTCATACAATCAGCAAGGGAGTATTTCTTCTCAGCTTCAAGTCTTTCTTGTCCTGAAGTAAGTATAAAGATGCTAACGTTTGCTGATGATTTATGATATTCAAGCACGAAATGATACATTTTAAACATTTTGATGTGGTAGCACATCAATACTTACTATTGTAGTAATTAATCAGTGTTCAACTTTTTTCAGATCTGGAAGGCTAAGGAATGCCTCAATTTATTTCCAAGCAGTAGAAATGTCAGAGTAGAATCTGATATTATCGATGCACTTACAGTTAGACTTCCCAGTCTTGGAGTGACTCTCTTACCCATGCAATTCAGGCAAATAAAAGATCCAATGGAGATAATCAAAATGGCAATCACATGCCAAAGTGGTGCATATTTACATGTTGATGAACTCATTGAGATTGCTAAACTTCTTGGATTGAGCTCTCCAGACCACATATCTTCTGTTCAGGAAGCTATTGCCAGAGAAGCTGCGGTTGCTGGTGATCTCCAATTGGCCCTGGACCTATGTCTTGTTTTGGCTAAGAAAGGGCATGGTCACATTTGGGACTTATGTGCTGCAATAGCAAGGGGTCCTGCGCTTGAAAACATGGATATGAATTCTCGAAAGCAACTACTGGGTTTTGCTTTGAGCAATTGTGATGAGGAATCCGTGAGCGAGTTGCTCCATGCATGGAAGGACCTTGATTTGCAAGGTCAATGTGAGACATTAATGATGTTGTCAGGGACAAAATGTCCAGATTTCTCAATTCAAGGCTCCTCGGTTATTACAGGTCCAGTCCATGGTATTCAAGATATAATGAACCTAAAAGGTTGCTTAGAAATGGTTGAGGGAGCTAGTTGTGATGATCAAGAAGTTCATCTTGGTAACATAAAAAGTGTACTTTCTACTGTTGCTAAAAACTTGCCTGTTGGGAATGGAACCAATTGGGAATCTGTtttgagagaaaatggaaaaattttgacttttgctGCTCTGCAACTTCCATGGCTGCTTGAACTAAGTAGGAATAGAGAACACAGTAAGAAGTCAATTGGTAACTTGATTCCTGGAAAGCAATATGTCAACGTAAGAACACAGGCTCTAGTGACAATTCTGTCCTGGTTGGCGAGAAATGGTTTTGCTCCTACAGACAATGTGGTTGCGTCTCTGGCAAAATCAATTATTGAGCCACCTGTTACCGAAGAGGAAGACATAGTGGGTTGCTCCTTTCTGTTGAATCTGTGGGATGCCGTTAATGGGGTTGAAGTGATAGAAGAGCAGCTTAGAACAAGGAAGGATTACCAAGAAATTTCTAGCATCATGAATGTGGGGATGACATATAGCTTGTTGTATAGTTCAGCAATTGAGTGTGAAGATCCTAAACAAAGGAGGGAGCTGCTACTAaggaaatttaaagaaaaacacaCTCCACCTACTACTGGTAATCTGCTATACTTATTTACAATTTGCAACGCAATCATCTTGAAGCTCCATAAATCACCAAAAGAAGGCctaaatacatttttttaatcatgtCTTTCACCTATGTCTTTCACCTTTTTGGTCAACATTTTTCCAATAATGAGGGGTTCATGGTTCATGGTTTCTTatgttgttttatttctttcagAGGAAATAGACAAATTTGACAAGGTACAGTCAGCCTTTTGGAGAGAATGGAAATTGAAATTAGAAGACCAAAAGCGTGTTGCAGATCGTTGTAGAGCATTAGAGAAAATAATCCCTGGCGTTGACACAGCATGCTTTTTGTCTCGGGACTTCAATTATATTGAGAGTGTTGTTCTTCCCTTGATTGATTCTGTCAAGTTAGAGAAGAAGCACATTTTGAAGGATGTTTTGACATTAGCTGATGAATATGGCTTGAACCGTGCACAGGTAGGCAGCTTTATAGGCGTCTCTGAATACTTTAACATAGAGACAACTGTTTTTCCCATTGAGTGATAGCGATCTATTGTTTCCTTGCAGGTCTTTGTACGTTATCTAAGTTCTGTCCTTGTTTCTGAGATTTGGACCAATGATGATATTACTTCTGAAATTTCAGAATTTAAAGGAGAAATAGTTGGCTATGCTGTTGAAACCATCAAAGCTGTGTCATCTATTGTATACCCTGCAATTGATGGATGCCACAAGATGCGGCTTGCTTACATCTTTAGCCTGCTTTCTGACTGCTACTTGCAACTGGAAGAAACCGGAAAAGAGTTACCAATTATACACCCTGATCAAGTGCATTTATCTGGTTTTGGATTATCTCGTTTTTACAAGTTAATGGAACAAGGGTGCAGAAGAGTCTCCTTTGTTGCGAACCTTAACTTCAAAAATATTGCTGGTTTAGGTGGTTTAAACTTTAAGTGCTTGAGCCATGAAGTGTACATGCACGTAGATGATAATAGCTTGGAAGCCTTGGCAAAGATGGTAGAGACACTTGCC contains the following coding sequences:
- the LOC137733523 gene encoding MAG2-interacting protein 2, with amino-acid sequence MEDASPTVFYETRRHITRPYTPNYPPQQGNNGSGGSFRSLLSLPGVNQLREKWSEYKQPRNLRKLASLFISPRGERVAVASGNRITILQKEDEYSKPCGTFTCGSLTSFTIGTWSESHDVIGVVDDNDTLYFIKANGDEITRIARRNLKVSLPVISLIVRDDCDVQKSCLCSFIVVTSDGSLQHIEISQDPSSSIYSARTSHNGLTAKGRLSCNVICVDYHPELSLLAGVILNSGSCYLSLWRRSRTIDLEQLVTIQFEGFYSKPKGSQLVYPKVLISPQAKFVATLDVTGCLHIFKLDKESFSLSNFTCRERCESQVTNNLSSGEGEYLSDIVDFTWWSDHILTFAKRCGVVTMLDILGGLKVQENETVYSKPVIDRINLFQGNLFLLETVSSEERSDSKERNDSHSMEHIVVDSLDHIDISSLNWSLVSFSERSIMEMYTILIRNEKYQAALEFADCHGLDKDEVVKSQWLQSSQGPKEISTYLSKIKDKTFVLFECVDKVGPTEDAVRALLAYGLNLTNQYGFSESEKDECSQIWDFRMARLQLLQFRDRLETFLGINMGRFSVQEYSKFRAMPISEAAVTLAESGKIGALNLMFKLHPYSLASCVLEILAAIPETVPVQTYGQLLPGRSPPTNVAVREEDWVECEKMISFINRSPKDHEIGIQIQTEPLLKQCLGSVWPSTNELSMWYKKRARDIDSCSGQLDNCVCLLDFANRKGVYELQRFHEDVSYLHQLIYSDDSSPEINSSLRLVTWEQFSDYEKFRLMLKGVKEENMIARLHNMAIPFMQDRSQDQVADNHQTTEHNKAESFLVRWLKETASENKLDICLQVIEEGCSDFQSNSLFKDEVEVIDCALQCIYLCTSTDRWSTMAAILSKLPQMQGSEIYIDGLDRRLKLAEGHIEVGRLLAFYHVPKPLNFFLESHEDGKGVKQILRLILSKFIRRQPGRSDTDWASMWRDMQCIKEKAFPFLDLEYMLMEFCRGLLKAGKFSLARNNLKGTSSVALATEKAENLVIQSAREYFFSASSLSCPEIWKAKECLNLFPSSRNVRVESDIIDALTVRLPSLGVTLLPMQFRQIKDPMEIIKMAITCQSGAYLHVDELIEIAKLLGLSSPDHISSVQEAIAREAAVAGDLQLALDLCLVLAKKGHGHIWDLCAAIARGPALENMDMNSRKQLLGFALSNCDEESVSELLHAWKDLDLQGQCETLMMLSGTKCPDFSIQGSSVITGPVHGIQDIMNLKGCLEMVEGASCDDQEVHLGNIKSVLSTVAKNLPVGNGTNWESVLRENGKILTFAALQLPWLLELSRNREHSKKSIGNLIPGKQYVNVRTQALVTILSWLARNGFAPTDNVVASLAKSIIEPPVTEEEDIVGCSFLLNLWDAVNGVEVIEEQLRTRKDYQEISSIMNVGMTYSLLYSSAIECEDPKQRRELLLRKFKEKHTPPTTEEIDKFDKVQSAFWREWKLKLEDQKRVADRCRALEKIIPGVDTACFLSRDFNYIESVVLPLIDSVKLEKKHILKDVLTLADEYGLNRAQVFVRYLSSVLVSEIWTNDDITSEISEFKGEIVGYAVETIKAVSSIVYPAIDGCHKMRLAYIFSLLSDCYLQLEETGKELPIIHPDQVHLSGFGLSRFYKLMEQGCRRVSFVANLNFKNIAGLGGLNFKCLSHEVYMHVDDNSLEALAKMVETLASIYSNPLSEGLITWQDVYKHYILSLLATLETKAGTDTVAKSTENLQILVCQLEQSYEYCRKYIRLLARLDSLNIMKRYFTIIIPLLGSSGTLPDNSAWQECLIILLNFWIRLIEEMKEIASHEDIGENLRLNLDCLACCLKAFMRLVIEDTVSPSQGWATIVSFVNHGLIGDSASEPYMFCRAVIFSGCGFGAVAEVFSQAVLGGPTGSTLAGDTEIQELPLLYLNILERILQDVVAHGSQEYENLYQLLSSLSKLEGDLEELDRVRHLVWKRMAKFSENLQLPGSVRVYTLELMQYLTGKSIKGLSASIQSNVTPWEGWDDVHFASKNSETANQASADHNDTSNRFTSTLVALKSTQIVATISPTMEVTPDDLSNQETAVSCFLKLCDAAQTYSHVDSLLAMLGEWEEFFSVREDKKASVEAPEAGNDWDDNWDEGWESFQEEEPPAKEKETSLSIHPLHVCWLEIFKKLVNLSQFKDVLRLIDQSVTKSNGILLDEDGARSLSQIVLERDCFMALKLVLLLPFESLQLHCLGVVDDKLKQEGISESIGGDHELLTLVLFSGVLHTIISNSSYGNIFSYICYLVGNISHKFQAAEVQNERWPLLFRRVLFPCFISELVKADQQLLAGLVVMKFMHTNASLGLVNVADASLSRFLEVALRVLHDPLDETHSPEALNNTVYSLRGKLENLIRSAISLLPTKVR